The following proteins are encoded in a genomic region of Desulfosporosinus youngiae DSM 17734:
- a CDS encoding IS1634 family transposase encodes MTKLSAPAYTFVSMPKSNVSCKKSGYVYHIGKGYRNDKGQPTSSQTIIGKYDTQTGMLIPNDNYFKIYGGKPQLRTVPIESIKNYGSYFLLKAITRESQLDTLLYRVFGEDAQSILMLAIYMALEGNVLSHCEDWMEETLTGSDVILASQECSRLLKVINEAKRNEFFRAWVHIRQQEEYLAYDITSISSYSKLNEEVEFGYNRDKEKLPQINLGMYFGETTKLPVYYRTYYGSIPDKSHLVAMMEGSDKVGIKNAHFVMDRGFFSKDNLLYLNQHTRGFIIGMPNRLVLSQEIIQAHGENVKSSRYDLGIGDVNGIALERSDYGFRCRVHLLYSDEKMADEKYRFKIDFKKWQASIAKGLIPREAEPFFHITKDKKDTVLSVEANHEVIDAYMRTMGYFLVMSTDFQKSTADILEIYRMKDVIEKSFDSLKNDLDMKRLRIHSAQAEEGKMFLAFLALILRTYVFNTIKPYILKKRLSLDRIFIEMRKIKVVVHPSGVMMHNPLTKKQKDILAYFNQSEESVTESLKHILKYQSVF; translated from the coding sequence ATGACGAAACTCTCAGCACCCGCATACACCTTCGTCTCCATGCCGAAAAGCAATGTCTCCTGCAAGAAGTCAGGATATGTGTACCATATTGGCAAAGGCTATCGAAATGACAAAGGCCAGCCGACGAGTTCCCAAACCATCATCGGCAAATATGACACGCAAACCGGTATGTTGATTCCAAACGATAATTATTTCAAGATTTACGGCGGGAAACCACAGCTAAGGACTGTTCCGATCGAGAGCATCAAGAATTATGGAAGCTACTTTCTGTTGAAGGCAATCACCCGGGAATCTCAGCTGGATACGTTGCTGTACAGAGTCTTCGGCGAAGATGCCCAAAGTATCTTAATGCTGGCCATCTATATGGCTCTGGAAGGCAATGTTTTGTCTCATTGTGAGGACTGGATGGAGGAAACGCTCACTGGAAGCGATGTTATCCTTGCATCTCAAGAATGCTCAAGGCTTCTGAAAGTTATTAATGAAGCTAAGCGCAATGAATTTTTCCGAGCATGGGTCCATATACGCCAACAGGAAGAATACCTAGCCTATGATATAACCTCCATTTCTTCCTATAGCAAGCTCAATGAAGAGGTGGAATTTGGTTATAACCGCGACAAGGAGAAACTACCGCAGATCAATCTGGGCATGTACTTTGGCGAGACGACGAAGCTACCGGTCTATTATCGAACCTATTACGGCAGTATCCCTGATAAAAGCCATTTAGTCGCCATGATGGAAGGCAGTGATAAGGTTGGCATTAAGAACGCGCATTTTGTGATGGACAGAGGGTTTTTTAGCAAAGACAATCTGCTTTATCTGAACCAACATACCCGTGGGTTTATTATCGGTATGCCCAATAGGCTGGTTCTATCTCAAGAGATTATTCAGGCCCATGGCGAAAACGTCAAGAGTTCGCGTTATGATCTGGGCATTGGCGATGTTAATGGCATAGCCCTTGAGCGCAGTGATTATGGCTTTCGCTGTCGAGTCCATCTCCTGTATTCCGATGAAAAAATGGCGGATGAAAAATACCGTTTCAAGATAGACTTCAAGAAGTGGCAAGCCTCCATAGCCAAAGGGCTCATTCCTCGTGAGGCGGAACCGTTTTTTCATATCACCAAAGACAAAAAGGATACTGTCCTCAGCGTAGAAGCCAACCACGAGGTCATCGATGCCTATATGCGGACCATGGGATATTTTCTAGTGATGAGTACGGATTTTCAGAAAAGCACGGCGGACATCCTGGAGATTTATAGGATGAAGGACGTCATCGAAAAATCCTTTGACAGTCTAAAAAATGATTTAGATATGAAACGATTAAGAATTCATTCCGCGCAGGCGGAAGAAGGAAAGATGTTTTTAGCCTTTCTGGCGTTGATTCTGAGGACGTATGTGTTCAATACGATAAAGCCCTATATCCTCAAGAAGCGTCTCTCCCTAGATAGAATCTTTATCGAAATGCGCAAGATCAAAGTCGTCGTCCACCCATCGGGGGTGATGATGCACAACCCGCTGACGAAAAAGCAAAAAGATATTCTTGCCTACTTTAATCAATCGGAAGAGAGTGTCACAGAAAGCTTAAAACACATCCTCAAGTATCAAAGTGTCTTCTGA
- a CDS encoding helix-turn-helix domain-containing protein, producing the protein MNYGQRIKFFRNTVGISANALAKKIGLDPTTIYKIEANDSKPSLGSLESICAALGISLAEFFAEEEQAWGPEIQRLLGTVKKLSPEQIDYLQKLLESLSKE; encoded by the coding sequence ATGAATTACGGACAGCGAATCAAGTTCTTTCGTAATACCGTTGGAATTTCTGCCAATGCTTTAGCGAAAAAAATCGGACTGGATCCGACTACGATTTATAAAATTGAAGCCAACGATTCTAAACCCTCACTAGGTTCCCTCGAAAGCATTTGTGCTGCTCTGGGCATTAGTCTTGCCGAATTCTTTGCAGAAGAAGAACAGGCCTGGGGCCCGGAGATCCAACGACTACTGGGTACCGTGAAAAAGCTGTCACCGGAACAAATCGATTATCTGCAGAAGTTATTGGAATCTCTGAGTAAGGAGTGA
- a CDS encoding DEAD/DEAH box helicase, whose amino-acid sequence MTEKIKHKGCLGSIAEDLFVELFCDTFGPDQAEYLFLQYPVIDIYGHRRSLDFALESEDLKIAIEIDGETYHNPNKVSSNKYYDDLTKQNSLIYQNWKVYRWVYNQLKHQPEKVKDELRIFVGEMPAFRMLEDYLPKQKGKVIELREHQQAALDNLQTMREHGESIALLYHATGTGKTVTAVSDAKRLGKRTLFLAHTKELIAQAKGTFEELWDQAETGLYVAEEKANDAYVVCSSIQSVARNLEGFKPDDFGYIIFDECHHGTADTYRKVLSYFKPEFTLGLTATPDRADGESILEDFKNVAHKLDLQQAVELGELVPIRCIRVKTNVDLSTVRINGIKYYAQDLESKLFVPERSKLIAETYLNYVRDKKAVVFCASVNHAQNISALFKEKGIHCEAVSGSMKSGERARILDRYENGDIQVLCACDLLNEGWDSPKTEVLFMARPTLSRGLYVQQLGQGMRKCAGKDYLMVFDFIDNAGLFNMPYSLHRMFNLKEYRAGEYVVASQKQFELDRDLIARGEKPAVFLDFPVNAADYELIDLFNWQDEVKGMISQLEFVRMVDVQTETIERYLRERKITPDLEVPFGDKRSFKYFKEATVESYAKQYGWELINPANMKDKFMDMVRTMDMSFSYKPVLLKAMLEHVDESGRVRVEDMVNYFMDFYRDRKESGLVVEKKSSLYCKDGYTRKDVERNIFSNPFKRFEDMRFISRCRDIEYVEFNRHVWRRLTHEEKDWIFGWCDEKLEEYYRKRV is encoded by the coding sequence TTGACAGAAAAGATCAAGCACAAGGGATGTTTGGGCAGTATCGCCGAAGACCTCTTTGTTGAGCTGTTTTGTGATACCTTTGGTCCGGATCAAGCGGAGTATCTATTTCTTCAGTATCCAGTCATAGATATTTATGGCCATAGACGCTCCCTTGATTTTGCTCTGGAAAGCGAAGACTTAAAAATCGCCATCGAGATTGACGGCGAAACCTATCATAATCCCAACAAGGTTTCTTCTAATAAATATTATGATGACCTTACCAAGCAAAACAGCCTGATCTATCAGAACTGGAAGGTTTACCGCTGGGTTTACAACCAGCTTAAGCATCAACCGGAAAAGGTCAAGGATGAGCTGCGGATTTTTGTGGGGGAAATGCCTGCCTTTAGAATGCTGGAGGATTATCTGCCTAAGCAGAAGGGCAAGGTCATCGAACTGCGGGAGCATCAGCAAGCAGCTTTAGACAATCTTCAGACCATGCGCGAGCATGGGGAGAGTATCGCCCTGCTTTATCATGCTACCGGAACTGGAAAAACTGTGACTGCAGTCAGTGATGCCAAACGCCTGGGGAAACGAACTCTGTTTTTGGCTCATACCAAAGAACTAATTGCCCAGGCGAAAGGCACCTTTGAAGAACTTTGGGATCAGGCTGAGACAGGACTCTATGTTGCTGAAGAAAAGGCTAATGACGCTTATGTTGTCTGCAGCAGCATTCAGAGTGTCGCCAGAAATCTGGAAGGCTTCAAACCCGATGACTTTGGATATATCATCTTCGATGAATGTCATCATGGAACAGCAGATACTTATAGGAAGGTTTTGAGTTATTTCAAGCCTGAATTTACTCTGGGTCTCACGGCTACCCCGGATAGAGCCGATGGCGAGAGTATCCTGGAGGACTTTAAAAATGTGGCTCATAAACTGGATTTGCAGCAAGCCGTGGAATTAGGGGAACTTGTTCCCATCAGGTGTATCCGGGTCAAGACCAATGTGGATCTTTCTACAGTGAGAATCAATGGCATTAAATATTACGCCCAGGACTTAGAAAGCAAGCTCTTTGTGCCGGAGAGAAGTAAGCTGATTGCCGAAACTTATCTGAACTATGTTAGGGATAAGAAGGCGGTGGTGTTCTGTGCTTCCGTAAATCACGCTCAGAATATTTCTGCCTTGTTCAAGGAAAAGGGAATTCATTGCGAGGCTGTTTCCGGTTCTATGAAGTCAGGAGAAAGGGCGAGGATTTTAGATCGTTATGAAAATGGGGATATCCAAGTCTTATGTGCCTGTGATCTCTTAAACGAGGGTTGGGACAGTCCGAAAACAGAAGTTTTGTTCATGGCTAGGCCGACGCTTAGCAGAGGACTTTATGTTCAGCAGCTGGGCCAAGGGATGCGCAAGTGCGCGGGTAAGGACTATCTGATGGTCTTCGATTTTATTGATAATGCTGGATTGTTTAATATGCCCTACTCTCTGCACAGAATGTTTAACCTGAAGGAATATAGGGCCGGAGAGTACGTTGTTGCTTCACAGAAGCAGTTTGAATTGGACAGGGATTTAATCGCCAGAGGAGAAAAGCCGGCTGTTTTTCTGGATTTCCCGGTGAATGCCGCGGATTATGAACTGATTGATCTTTTTAACTGGCAGGATGAAGTGAAAGGGATGATATCCCAGCTGGAGTTTGTGAGGATGGTGGATGTGCAAACAGAAACCATTGAACGGTACCTGCGTGAAAGAAAGATAACCCCTGATTTAGAGGTACCCTTTGGGGATAAAAGGAGCTTTAAATATTTTAAGGAAGCAACTGTGGAGAGCTATGCTAAACAGTACGGCTGGGAGCTGATTAATCCTGCCAATATGAAAGATAAGTTTATGGACATGGTCAGGACCATGGATATGAGCTTTTCCTATAAGCCGGTACTGCTCAAGGCCATGCTTGAGCATGTTGACGAAAGTGGAAGAGTTAGAGTCGAGGACATGGTTAATTACTTCATGGATTTCTATAGGGACAGAAAAGAGAGCGGGCTGGTGGTTGAGAAGAAATCCAGTCTGTATTGTAAAGATGGATATACCCGAAAGGATGTTGAGAGAAATATCTTTAGCAATCCCTTTAAGCGGTTTGAGGATATGCGGTTTATTAGCCGGTGCCGGGATATTGAGTATGTGGAGTTTAATCGGCATGTTTGGAGGAGGCTGACGCATGAGGAGAAGGACTGGATTTTTGGGTGGTGTGATGAGAAGTTGGAGGAGTATTATAGGAAGCGGGTTTAG
- a CDS encoding PEP/pyruvate-binding domain-containing protein, whose amino-acid sequence MKQLVCLFKELKTEDQHLAGGKGGTLAYLYQHGYPVPNGFIIMPAAFEKDELIPEAWNQIQMYLRQLRQTVDENAFAVRSSALSEDSSTASFAGQFKTVLNVGTDDEIRKAIQTVRQSRHSEDVQVYSRSKGLTVSHDMPIVIQQMVKSDISGVLFTVDPVTNNRNEMAGNFIFGLGEKLVSGHITANTFKLRRKTGIWHSFSYDGSPKLKKFAPKLYKLANRLEMEMGCPQDIEWAITSNTLYLLQSRPVTTLIGYNPITGECNDSLTGNYLWSNVNFGEAIPQVMTPITWTVQHQIFESWKLLPGYQSSGNIGGRIYLNLSIYASVLSALGKNKQGIIQFLEGLLYTRIPESMDIPIISLSKRSTVSFLISFGKLILKQIQTTRLLPKFLSSNPVWCENMQKQIQKTNTKAELNSLWQREILPHLQNTVWYVMASVTQFSGYTIKLRRELTELIGPENADLFISGLSSSSDVRDNSKLLASLGPLLGISKLACKEITRKEYIAYFGHRGPNEFELSVPRPAEDPGWLDQQLAQYESSPIDIEALLIKQRTSFAAAWNRFATSHPQKVRSIKRRLNKVAPKARIREAVRSEYARDRWVARMFALQAGHLTGLGDDIFYLTIDEVLNVLSGEEAAIEYIPARKDIHKRYLSLPAYPSIICGRFDPFRWALDPMRQNGIYDANGSTSCSENNSSQSKSHIITGSSGSAGRYEGLVRRIHTLEECEQLQKGEILLTSQTDIAWTPLFPRAGAIITDVGAPLSHAAIIARELGIPAVVGCGNATMCLRTGDRVLVDGGQGVVRLLK is encoded by the coding sequence ATGAAACAATTAGTTTGTTTATTTAAGGAATTGAAAACTGAAGATCAGCATTTGGCAGGCGGTAAAGGAGGAACACTCGCTTACCTTTATCAACACGGTTATCCGGTGCCCAATGGTTTTATTATTATGCCGGCCGCCTTCGAAAAGGACGAGTTAATACCTGAAGCCTGGAACCAAATCCAAATGTACCTTAGACAACTGCGTCAGACAGTTGATGAAAACGCTTTCGCTGTCCGTTCATCTGCGCTATCTGAGGATTCTTCCACTGCATCTTTTGCCGGCCAATTTAAAACTGTGCTTAATGTTGGTACTGACGATGAAATCAGAAAGGCGATTCAAACTGTGCGCCAATCACGGCATAGTGAGGATGTGCAGGTTTACAGTCGCTCGAAAGGCCTTACTGTGTCTCACGACATGCCTATAGTAATCCAACAAATGGTGAAGTCAGATATTTCAGGCGTTTTGTTTACGGTAGACCCGGTTACTAATAACCGAAATGAAATGGCCGGCAACTTTATCTTCGGGTTGGGTGAAAAATTAGTGTCTGGTCATATCACAGCGAATACTTTCAAGCTGCGTCGAAAAACAGGAATTTGGCATAGCTTTAGCTATGATGGATCGCCGAAACTTAAAAAATTCGCTCCTAAGCTCTACAAACTGGCAAATCGTCTGGAGATGGAAATGGGCTGTCCTCAGGATATCGAATGGGCGATCACTAGCAACACATTATATTTGCTGCAGTCCCGGCCAGTAACCACCTTGATCGGATATAATCCTATCACCGGTGAGTGTAACGATAGCTTGACTGGCAATTACCTATGGTCTAACGTAAATTTCGGCGAAGCTATCCCCCAAGTGATGACACCTATCACTTGGACTGTTCAACATCAAATATTCGAGTCGTGGAAGTTGCTGCCCGGATATCAATCATCAGGCAATATTGGTGGGCGTATCTATCTTAATTTAAGTATTTATGCTTCGGTATTAAGTGCTTTAGGAAAAAACAAACAAGGGATAATTCAATTTTTGGAAGGTTTATTATACACACGAATCCCGGAGAGTATGGACATTCCCATAATATCACTGTCTAAACGATCTACGGTTTCCTTTCTTATTAGTTTTGGAAAGTTAATACTTAAACAAATTCAGACAACCCGATTATTACCCAAATTCCTTAGTTCGAATCCGGTTTGGTGCGAGAATATGCAAAAACAGATCCAAAAAACAAATACCAAAGCCGAACTTAATTCCTTGTGGCAAAGAGAAATTTTACCTCACCTGCAGAACACTGTTTGGTATGTAATGGCTAGTGTTACTCAGTTTTCAGGCTATACCATTAAACTACGACGTGAGTTAACCGAGCTAATTGGACCGGAAAATGCAGATCTGTTTATATCCGGACTGAGCAGCAGTTCGGACGTAAGAGACAATTCGAAACTATTAGCAAGTCTTGGACCTCTTCTTGGCATATCAAAATTGGCCTGCAAGGAAATCACCCGCAAAGAATACATAGCTTACTTTGGCCACCGTGGGCCAAATGAGTTTGAACTATCTGTTCCTCGTCCGGCTGAAGACCCGGGCTGGCTTGACCAGCAGCTGGCACAATATGAGAGTTCGCCCATAGATATAGAAGCTCTGCTCATAAAACAGCGCACCTCTTTTGCCGCTGCCTGGAATCGTTTTGCAACAAGCCATCCCCAGAAGGTGCGATCTATAAAACGTCGTTTAAACAAAGTTGCTCCAAAGGCTCGCATACGCGAGGCAGTTCGTTCCGAATATGCGCGTGATCGTTGGGTTGCCCGTATGTTTGCTCTTCAAGCCGGGCATTTAACAGGCCTTGGAGATGACATTTTCTATCTGACAATCGATGAGGTGTTGAATGTTCTGTCTGGAGAAGAGGCAGCAATAGAATATATCCCTGCCAGGAAGGATATCCACAAAAGGTACCTATCTTTACCTGCCTATCCTTCGATCATATGTGGCCGTTTTGATCCGTTCCGGTGGGCGTTAGATCCCATGCGGCAAAATGGCATATATGATGCTAATGGCTCTACATCCTGTTCTGAGAATAATTCCAGTCAATCGAAGAGTCATATAATTACAGGCTCCTCCGGGTCTGCCGGTCGATATGAGGGATTGGTTCGCCGCATACATACTCTGGAGGAATGTGAACAACTTCAGAAAGGTGAAATACTGCTTACCTCTCAAACAGACATCGCTTGGACACCACTCTTTCCTAGGGCGGGAGCAATCATCACTGATGTGGGAGCACCGCTGTCGCATGCAGCTATCATTGCTCGCGAGTTGGGTATTCCGGCAGTTGTAGGTTGTGGCAACGCGACCATGTGTTTGCGGACCGGCGATCGTGTACTTGTCGATGGTGGGCAAGGCGTGGTACGACTCTTGAAGTAA
- a CDS encoding helix-turn-helix domain-containing protein: protein MDTTAKQIKKLRVSLRLTQKQLADLIHIDESMINKIENGHSAGSIRTLTKLAAALGVSISELIGEQSPEQREENDVQTRPQ from the coding sequence GTGGATACAACCGCAAAACAAATTAAAAAGCTAAGAGTATCACTCAGACTGACTCAAAAACAACTTGCTGATTTAATTCATATCGACGAGAGCATGATCAATAAAATCGAAAATGGTCATTCAGCAGGCTCAATCCGAACCTTGACCAAACTCGCTGCCGCCCTCGGTGTTAGTATTTCCGAACTCATCGGAGAACAATCCCCTGAACAGCGGGAGGAAAACGATGTCCAGACAAGACCTCAGTGA
- a CDS encoding type II toxin-antitoxin system HicB family antitoxin, whose translation MRPGAGKSVPAEICSKDWWMMKRKYVFPAIIERDRINGKYTVVFPDLPGCSIEGEDFIQAYYWAGPRLAFHLYMMEREYEYIPEASDTSN comes from the coding sequence ATGAGACCTGGAGCAGGTAAGTCTGTTCCGGCGGAGATATGCAGTAAGGACTGGTGGATGATGAAGAGGAAATATGTTTTCCCGGCCATTATAGAGCGGGATAGAATAAACGGCAAATATACGGTTGTTTTCCCGGATCTGCCGGGCTGCTCCATCGAAGGGGAGGATTTTATTCAAGCTTATTACTGGGCCGGGCCCAGGCTGGCGTTTCATTTATATATGATGGAGAGAGAATATGAGTACATTCCCGAAGCTTCGGATACTTCAAACTAG
- the rnhA gene encoding ribonuclease HI: MNDRELKQVDIYTDGGCISNPGGNGGYGVVLLYNEKRKELSGGYANTTNNRMELMAAIKGLEALKEKCRVTIYSDSKYLTEAIEQRWIIKWMRKGWMRTKTEEVKNVDLWKRLWVMIQKHEVRFHWVRGHAGNPENERCDQLAAIAMNLPDLEEDVREETQGSSQIGMDLFS, translated from the coding sequence ATGAATGACCGCGAACTAAAACAAGTTGACATATATACTGATGGAGGATGTATCAGCAATCCCGGAGGCAATGGGGGGTATGGGGTTGTACTCTTATATAATGAAAAGAGAAAAGAATTATCCGGGGGATACGCCAATACAACCAATAACCGGATGGAGTTAATGGCTGCTATCAAAGGGCTGGAGGCTTTAAAAGAAAAATGCCGTGTGACCATCTATAGTGATTCGAAATATTTGACAGAAGCTATTGAACAGAGATGGATCATTAAGTGGATGCGTAAAGGGTGGATGAGGACTAAGACGGAAGAGGTCAAGAATGTAGATCTATGGAAAAGACTGTGGGTGATGATCCAAAAGCATGAGGTCAGATTTCATTGGGTGCGGGGTCATGCAGGAAATCCGGAAAACGAGCGCTGTGACCAATTGGCTGCAATAGCTATGAATTTGCCCGATTTAGAGGAAGACGTCAGAGAAGAGACTCAAGGTTCCTCGCAAATCGGGATGGACCTCTTTAGCTGA
- a CDS encoding DUF3658 domain-containing protein: protein MQKPVLPVFEQRCASHWQELQREKASLRATLNGQLISAPETLYDDFIFR, encoded by the coding sequence TTGCAAAAGCCTGTGCTGCCGGTATTTGAACAAAGATGTGCATCTCATTGGCAAGAGCTTCAAAGGGAGAAAGCATCTTTGCGGGCCACGTTGAATGGACAGTTGATCAGTGCACCGGAAACCCTCTATGATGACTTTATCTTTCGTTAA
- a CDS encoding NERD domain-containing protein → MIKAFVELWYLWLLVLVVFIYRLYKAKIKGIIGEKTISAFLMRLDPTKYKVINDLMLRVDGKTSQIDHVVVSNYGIFVIETKNYKGWILGDEHGEYWAQVIYKRKEKFFNPIRQNYGHIQALKQNLQEYPELNYVPIIVFSIDANLKVKTNTKVIYSVKLLKTIREFTAETITEQQKEEIYAKLLALNVRDKEARTQHVEGIHKKKAEVANQVSANICPKCGGDLIMRKGKYGDFKGCKNYPKCRFTITN, encoded by the coding sequence ATGATAAAGGCTTTCGTGGAGTTATGGTATTTGTGGCTTTTAGTTTTAGTAGTTTTTATTTATCGATTGTATAAGGCCAAAATCAAAGGAATCATTGGTGAGAAAACTATATCGGCATTTCTGATGAGGTTAGATCCTACGAAATATAAGGTCATAAATGATCTGATGTTGAGAGTTGATGGGAAGACGTCCCAGATAGATCATGTAGTCGTGTCAAATTATGGGATTTTTGTAATAGAGACAAAGAACTATAAGGGCTGGATTTTGGGAGATGAGCACGGGGAGTATTGGGCACAAGTAATTTACAAGCGGAAGGAAAAGTTCTTTAATCCGATAAGACAAAACTATGGGCATATTCAGGCTCTAAAGCAGAATTTGCAAGAATACCCAGAATTGAATTACGTGCCAATTATTGTTTTTTCCATTGATGCTAATTTAAAGGTTAAGACAAATACCAAGGTTATATATTCAGTAAAATTGCTTAAAACGATTAGAGAGTTTACAGCGGAAACCATTACTGAACAACAAAAGGAAGAGATATATGCGAAATTACTAGCTCTAAATGTAAGAGATAAGGAGGCCAGAACTCAGCATGTTGAAGGAATTCATAAAAAGAAAGCTGAAGTGGCGAACCAAGTAAGCGCTAATATTTGCCCAAAATGTGGTGGGGATTTAATCATGAGAAAGGGTAAATATGGGGATTTTAAGGGGTGTAAGAATTATCCGAAGTGTAGGTTTACAATTACCAACTAG
- a CDS encoding TetR/AcrR family transcriptional regulator encodes MSKEKSDRRSYTSPLRSNQKENTRDRILDTLAEIISEGRILDFTVKDVAIRAGISYGTVYRHFPTRESFLEALYEAASTIIAQSAPFIPQSLDDIPAMAGNTLKIFEEKANLVQAFTIALLVNNVKPKSRNQRDQKIQALVIENAPHLSAGAVKETAAIISHLCSSLTWTTLKQRYELNSEETTEAMNWALQVLINSLTGHEKD; translated from the coding sequence ATGTCTAAAGAAAAATCCGATCGTCGTTCTTACACTAGTCCCCTGCGTAGTAATCAAAAGGAAAATACGCGTGATCGTATCTTAGATACTCTAGCGGAAATTATCAGTGAAGGGCGCATCCTTGATTTTACTGTAAAAGATGTAGCTATCCGTGCCGGTATCTCTTATGGTACGGTTTACCGCCACTTTCCGACACGAGAATCTTTCCTGGAGGCTCTTTATGAAGCAGCCTCAACTATTATCGCACAAAGCGCACCTTTTATACCTCAATCGTTAGATGACATTCCTGCCATGGCAGGAAATACTTTAAAGATATTCGAGGAGAAGGCAAATCTCGTTCAGGCTTTCACGATAGCTTTGCTGGTTAACAATGTTAAGCCAAAAAGCAGGAATCAGCGCGATCAAAAAATACAAGCGTTGGTTATAGAAAATGCCCCACACTTGTCCGCAGGAGCCGTCAAAGAGACCGCTGCAATAATTTCTCATCTTTGCAGTTCTCTAACCTGGACAACTCTTAAGCAAAGGTACGAACTTAACTCCGAAGAAACGACTGAAGCAATGAATTGGGCGCTACAAGTACTGATCAACAGTCTAACAGGGCACGAAAAAGATTAG
- a CDS encoding DUF429 domain-containing protein, with product MHYIGIDLAWTYANESGICVIADNGEIIYCESRVFSDEMIGDIVAEYARAGALVGIDAPLIVNNETGARYCDGAIMREKIHGRNLSVFTCSRRFMLKHFGVVRGEEVVKAIRKRMPEFALTGDLSNKEHVIMETFPTGITLGLFPDAFPVKYKIKHKVPFETTKTEMGRMVSLLQRLGDFNPPVHNINDFFNHSPGIQAMSKKEYKNLEDRLDAFLCAYAAYWLVRHKGKVIGDDRDGFITIPVIDEKEVRDGGSERIKIYNKLIRDKIPQIIEDSGKKAIIAKVSGPEYLDLLNAKLGEEIQEYLDSQKVEELADLVEVVYAILDYKGVSRQEFESIRKQKVEERGAFRDRLLLKEVRED from the coding sequence ATGCATTATATCGGAATCGATTTAGCCTGGACCTATGCCAATGAATCGGGAATTTGTGTGATCGCTGACAATGGGGAAATCATCTATTGTGAGTCCAGGGTTTTCAGCGACGAAATGATTGGGGATATCGTAGCAGAGTATGCCCGGGCAGGAGCCCTTGTGGGGATTGATGCCCCTTTAATCGTTAATAACGAGACAGGTGCCCGGTACTGTGACGGAGCTATTATGAGAGAGAAAATTCATGGCAGAAATCTGTCCGTTTTTACCTGCAGCAGGCGCTTTATGCTCAAACACTTCGGGGTGGTCAGAGGAGAAGAAGTGGTTAAAGCCATTCGAAAGCGGATGCCGGAATTTGCCCTCACAGGTGACTTAAGCAATAAAGAGCATGTGATTATGGAAACCTTTCCCACGGGAATAACCTTAGGCCTTTTTCCCGACGCTTTTCCCGTTAAATATAAGATCAAACATAAGGTTCCCTTTGAAACAACCAAGACAGAAATGGGGCGGATGGTCAGCCTTTTGCAAAGGCTGGGGGACTTTAATCCTCCCGTCCATAATATTAATGATTTCTTTAATCATTCACCGGGCATTCAGGCTATGTCTAAAAAGGAATATAAGAACCTTGAGGACAGGCTGGATGCTTTTTTATGTGCTTACGCCGCCTATTGGCTCGTCAGGCATAAGGGAAAGGTGATCGGCGATGATCGGGATGGCTTCATTACCATTCCGGTAATAGATGAGAAGGAAGTCCGTGACGGCGGATCAGAGAGGATAAAAATCTACAACAAACTGATTCGCGATAAAATACCCCAGATCATCGAAGATAGCGGCAAGAAAGCCATTATCGCAAAGGTTTCAGGCCCGGAATACCTGGATTTATTAAACGCCAAGTTAGGAGAAGAGATTCAGGAGTACCTGGACAGCCAAAAGGTTGAAGAACTGGCGGATTTAGTGGAAGTGGTCTACGCCATCCTGGATTACAAAGGGGTTTCCCGGCAGGAATTTGAGAGTATCAGGAAGCAAAAGGTTGAGGAGAGAGGCGCTTTCCGGGATAGGCTCTTGCTCAAGGAAGTCAGGGAAGACTGA